Proteins from one Planctomyces sp. SH-PL62 genomic window:
- a CDS encoding pyridoxal phosphate-dependent aminotransferase, with protein sequence MQHPLIAAKAARFTDSVIRGMSIEARRHDAVNLAQGMPDFPAPQALKDAACRAIQDDVNQYAITWGAHDLRQAVAEHAGWHLGLAVDPESEITVTCGSTEAMLVALLSIINPGDEVILTQPFYENYWPDCVLAGATPRFVPVRPPDWKFDPDELAAVFNDRTKAIVLCNPNNPTGAVFTREELEAVAALCRKWDVVAITDEIYEHILFDGREHVALAALDGMWERSVTVGGMSKTYSVTGWRVGTILAPPHLSKTFRQVHDFVSIGAAAPLQEAGAVAYRLPRSYYDALAAGYQTRRDRFCKALWEIGFEFEAPQGAYYVMAGITPFGADDDVAFAGKLVRELGVATVPGSSFFRDKSLGSSYVRFCFCKRDETLDEAARRLRALRVIV encoded by the coding sequence ATGCAGCATCCGTTGATCGCCGCCAAGGCCGCGCGGTTCACCGACAGCGTCATCCGCGGGATGTCGATCGAGGCCCGCCGCCACGACGCCGTGAACCTGGCCCAGGGCATGCCCGACTTTCCCGCCCCCCAGGCCCTCAAGGACGCCGCCTGCCGCGCCATCCAGGACGACGTCAACCAGTACGCGATCACCTGGGGCGCGCACGACCTCCGCCAGGCCGTCGCCGAGCACGCCGGCTGGCACCTGGGGCTCGCCGTCGACCCCGAGTCCGAGATCACCGTGACCTGCGGCAGCACCGAGGCCATGCTCGTCGCCCTGCTCTCGATCATCAACCCGGGCGACGAGGTGATCCTGACGCAGCCCTTCTACGAGAACTACTGGCCCGACTGCGTGCTCGCCGGCGCCACCCCCCGGTTCGTCCCCGTCCGCCCGCCGGACTGGAAGTTCGACCCCGACGAGCTGGCCGCCGTCTTCAACGACCGCACCAAGGCCATCGTGCTCTGCAACCCCAACAACCCCACCGGCGCGGTCTTCACCCGCGAGGAGCTGGAGGCGGTCGCGGCCCTCTGCCGCAAGTGGGACGTGGTGGCGATCACCGACGAGATCTATGAACACATCCTCTTCGACGGCCGTGAGCACGTCGCGCTGGCGGCCCTCGACGGCATGTGGGAGCGGTCGGTGACCGTCGGCGGGATGTCGAAGACCTACTCCGTCACCGGCTGGCGCGTGGGGACGATCCTCGCCCCTCCCCACCTGTCGAAGACGTTCCGCCAGGTCCACGACTTCGTCTCCATCGGCGCGGCGGCCCCGCTGCAAGAAGCCGGCGCGGTCGCCTACCGACTCCCCCGAAGCTACTATGACGCCCTCGCCGCCGGCTACCAGACGCGCCGCGACCGGTTCTGCAAGGCTCTATGGGAGATCGGCTTCGAGTTCGAGGCCCCCCAGGGCGCCTACTACGTCATGGCCGGGATCACCCCCTTCGGCGCCGACGACGACGTCGCCTTCGCGGGCAAATTGGTCCGCGAACTGGGCGTCGCCACCGTTCCCGGATCCAGCTTCTTCCGAGACAAATCCCTGGGAAGCTCCTACGTCCGATTCTGCTTCTGCAAACGGGATGAGACCCTCGACGAGGCGGCGCGGCGGCTTCGGGCGTTGCGGGTCATCGTCTGA
- a CDS encoding cytochrome c — protein MKSLICGASLAALILAAGLSAARVDAADEAASVEVVMKKLFAGKSSPNGTLKAAAKSDSPDWTKVKEASDVFARYAPALGENAPPKGDKDSWDKLTKGLAEHAKTLGAAVEKKDVEGLKAVVQGIGGSCKACHAAHRPE, from the coding sequence ATGAAGAGCCTGATCTGCGGTGCGAGCCTGGCGGCCCTGATCCTCGCCGCGGGCCTGTCGGCCGCGCGGGTCGACGCGGCCGACGAAGCGGCCAGCGTCGAGGTCGTCATGAAGAAGCTGTTCGCCGGCAAGAGCTCGCCGAACGGCACGCTCAAGGCCGCCGCCAAGAGCGACTCGCCCGACTGGACCAAGGTCAAAGAAGCTTCGGACGTCTTCGCCAGGTACGCCCCGGCCCTGGGCGAGAACGCCCCCCCCAAGGGCGACAAGGACTCCTGGGACAAGTTGACGAAGGGGCTCGCCGAGCACGCCAAGACCCTCGGCGCGGCCGTCGAGAAGAAGGACGTGGAGGGCCTGAAGGCCGTCGTCCAGGGCATCGGCGGCTCGTGCAAGGCCTGCCACGCCGCCCATCGCCCCGAGTGA